The following proteins are encoded in a genomic region of Glycine soja cultivar W05 chromosome 17, ASM419377v2, whole genome shotgun sequence:
- the LOC114391470 gene encoding uncharacterized protein LOC114391470, with translation MSQGQAVPFAGKWHHFTVRTDGEKVVPEPHGDAEHTETWESEVMIPFAVERTVYAFGGPLPDQASLSSKMNKVFPCYPTCEPRIFYSEPYNFNCLSKPHKLFRSAPSIAHRDYLPWLDRVEQAYEDFWKTYGIFDLIQFSRSGPEYRPEMLIAAMHFFESSTNTFQFKCGMMTPTLLDVAALTGLRPSGETYDPTNSSDNIKLVYKENTFSKYIAEHKGPVEEEVSDEEHVAFLTLWLSHYVFCTKSLQVAKRFIPMALQIHEGQNFGFGRLLLAVLYESLGEACDDLKKSKDGSSFLVSGPMWLLQLWLNVTFEQEMGLIIPQDYAEEVANRSIEGQRALQLTPKTLDQNSQKLFLKYMRIFLSFDKFLPQHAPFISREVGPAWFTDYFPAVDPDNEEEVNEIWSFYLNPQILSCRTGVQSNYLGLVGYQPNLVSRQFGLSQIRPKSLFEDPRDVIRGANLSEKTFKKFLKISLDENYNLHPFEFNHSHFCTMGFVTWWEKYYSTRSVGDTTIMISRLESGFTQPTVENIRSNLQARGKTIMMKKSAETSRADVRPKKPTGVKIQEGKQEEKSQKKDDSIDTTTTSKRSKHAVVELDEEKDEEEERPLIRKRKLPATSTKSAEQTEAGNSQAQMPKKKKKVKQVEPEPSVAVEGGEPIKKKKKKTKPSKEQGDNQPVDVQPPSTDIDGTEVEATPSIAEMGNPVDQPDSPQEQPAVEVQQNVSVEEIPSHARTSPAPETDAVNVEEQGEGQGIGSSSPHGSSQKSSSEENFSDEEAIKEAEAGGSDIYQASSTSKLSASIGIAEDTFIQMQDEDPAAALRLLLNTSQANTSSEKIPGASSSSDAEINSSVRQDSLLLKLSMEYAREDVLKSIEENPSAAFGHLNFLKKLHNPLTSDEILGKVIQIEAIIDQFASTVQKKRENGARLDAQKQAHILLLEKARAAQHEVERLTKEAKEGSSEIKACDDNISSWEATITNLLSQVDDLRQKIITEQAKRKELQEKAANSIQKLVAEKGREGLKAFSASQAVADEARVMESADQVLTKEMTTLKKLYEDLVMT, from the exons ATGTCGCAAGGACAAGCAGTTCCGTTTGCTGGGAAATGGCACCATTTTACAGTTAGGACTGATGGAGAAAAGGTGGTTCCAGAACCACATGGTGACGCCGAACACACAGAAACCTGGGAATCGGAGGTGATGATCCCTTTCGCAGTGGAAAGAACAGTTTACGCTTTCGGTGGACCCCTGCCAGACCAAGCATCACTTTCGAGTAAAATGAACAAAGTATTTCCCTGCTACCCAACTTGCGAACCTAGGATTTTTTATAGTGAGCCttacaactttaattgtttaaGCAAACCCCACAAACTCTTTCGATCCGCCCCGTCAATAGCCCATAGGGATTACCTACCTTGGCTTGATCGAGTCGAACAAGCGTATGAGGATTTCTGGAAGACATATggcatctttgatttgatacaaTTCTCTCGATCTGGTCCTGAATATCGACCAGAAATGCTGATAGCAGCTATGCACTTTTTCGAGTCTTCTACCAACACCTTTCAATTTAAATGTGGTATGATGACCCCCACTCTCTTAGATGTAGCCGCCCTcacaggccttaggcctagcggAGAAACTTATGACCCCACTAATTCTAGTGACAATATCAAGCTAGTATATAAGGAGAATACCTTTTCCAAATATATAGCTGAACACAAAGGACCCGTCGAAGAGGAGGTTTCTGATGAAGAGCACGTAGCCTTCTTAACCCTGTGGCTATCCCACTATGTCTTCTGCACGAAATCCTTGCAAGTAGCCAAAAGATTTATTCCAATGGCATTACAAATTCATGAAGGTCAGAACTTTGGATTTGGACGCCTCTTGTTAGCAGTGCTATACGAATCGCTTGGTGAGGCATGCGATGATCTGAAGAAATCGAAGGATGGGTCTTCCTTCTTAGTGTCCGGGCCTATGTGGCTTCTCCAATTGTGGCTTAATGTCACTTTCGAACAAGAAATGGGATTAATAATCCCACAAGATTATGCTGAAGAAGTTGCAAATCGCTCGATCGAAGGCCAGAGAGCACTTCAATTAACACCCAAGACCTTAGATCAAAACTCACAAAAGCTGTTCCTAAAGTACATGAGGATTTTTCTGAGCTTTGACAAGTTTCTTCCCCAACATGCTCCATTCATTAGTCGAGAGGTTGGCCCGGCCTGGTTCACTGACTATTTTCCTGCTGTCGATCCGGACAATGAAGAAGAAGTGAACGAAATATGGTCATTTTACTTGAATCCACAGATCCTGTCTTGTCGTACAGGTGTTCAATCGAACTATTTAGGCCTGGTTGGATACCAGCCTAATTTGGTTTCAAGACAATTTGGCCTCTCGCAAATCCGTCCTAAAAGCTTGTTCGAAGATCCTCGAGACGTCATAAGAGGGGCCAATCTTTCGGAAAAGACtttcaagaagtttttgaagattTCTCTTGATGAAAACTATAACCTGCATCCTTTTGAGTTCAACCATTCCCACTTCTGCACCATGGGGTTTGTTACCTGGTGGGAGAAATATTATTCGACCCGTTCAGTTGGAGACACTACTATCATGATCTCCAGACTTGAGAGTGGTTTTACACAACCAACGGTCGAGAATATCCGCTCAAACCTTCAAGCTCGAG GCAAAACAATCATGATGAAGAAAAGTGCTGAAACGTCTCGAGCTGATGTGAGACCCAAGAAACCCACTGGGGTGAAGATCCAAGAAGGGAAACAAGAAGAGAAG agTCAAAAGAAAGATGATAGCATTGATACTACCACGACTTCAAAACGCTCGAAGCATGCGGTCGTCGAATTAGACGAAGAGAAAGAT gaagaagaggaaagacctcttataagaaaaagaaagttaccTGCGACTTCGACCAAGTCTGCTGAACAAACAGAGGCAGGCAATTCCCAGGCTCAAATgcctaagaagaaaaagaaagtgaagcaGGTCGAGCCTGAACCTTCTGTGGCTGTTGAGGGCGGTGAGCCaatcaagaagaaaaagaaaaagaccaagCCTTCAAAAGAACAAGGTGACAATCAACCTGTTGACGTCCAACCACCTTCGACCGATATTGACGGCACTGAAGTAGAGGCTACTCCTTCTATTGCTGAGATGGGCAACCCTGTCGATCAACCGGACTCACCACAAGAACAACCTGCCGtcgag GTACAACAAAATGTTTCTGTAGAAGAAATACCCTCACATGCTCGAACATCTCCCGCTCCTGAGACGGATGCAGTGAATGTTGAGGAACAGGGTGAAGGTCAAGGCATTGGATCCAGCAGTCCTCATGGATCGAGTCAGAAAAGTTCATCCGAAGAAAACTTTTCCGATGAAGAGGCCATAAAAGAGGCTGAAGCTGGAGGTTCGGACATTTACCAGGCGTCTTCAACATCTAAGCTTTCCGCTAGCATAGGGATCGCAGAAGATACATTCATTCAAATGCAAGACGAAGACCCTGCTGCAGCCCTTCGACTCCTGCTGAACACAAGTCAAGCCAACACCTCAAGTGAAAAGATTCCTGGTGCTTCGTCCTCATCTGATGCCGAAATAAACTCTTCAGTACGCCAAGATTCTCTGCTCTTGAAGTTATCCATGGAATACGCACGGGAAGATGTGCTTAAATCCATTGAAGAGAACCCCTCTGCTGCCTTTGGGCACCTGaactttttgaagaaattgcacaACCCCCTTACCTCTGATGAGATTCTAGGCAAAGTTATCCAAATCGAGGCCATCATTGACCAATTTGCAAGTACTGTGCAGAAAAAACGCGAAAATGGCGCCAGACTGGATGCCCAGAAACAGGCACATATCCTTCTGCTCGAGAAAGCCCGAGCTGCTCAACATGAAGTCGAACGTCTCACCAAAGAGGCGAAAGAAGGATCTTCTGAGATCAAAGCCTGTGATGATAACATCTCCTCCTGGGAGGCAACTATTACGAATTTGCTGTCTCAGGTCGATGATCTAAGGCAGAAAATTATAACAGAGCAGGCCAAACGCAAAGAACTCCAGGAGAAGGCCGCTAACTCGATTCAGAAACTGGTTGCTGAAAAAGGGAGGGAAGGCCTGAAGGCCTTTAGCGCATCTCAAGCTGTAGCAGATGAGGCAAGGGTTATGGAGAGTGCTGACCAGGTCTTAACTAAAGAGATGACCACCTTGAAAAAGCTGTATGAGGATTTGGTCATGACTTAG
- the LOC114391471 gene encoding protein NYNRIN-like codes for MLKDCIEFAKGCQECQKHAGIQHVPASELHSIIKPWPFRGWALDLIGEIKPASSKNQRYIIVGIDYFTKWIEAVPLPNVDQEAVISFIQNHIIYRYGIPETITTDQGSVFTGRKMQEFAQKTGFRLLTSTPYYAQANGQVEAANKIVINLIKKHIALKPRNWNKTLDQVLWACRNSPKESTNTTPFRLTYGHDVVLPVEIHLQSARVQKQMDIPIDHYWKMMSDELVDLDEERLRALEVLTKQKERVAKAYNKKVKSKTFNVGDLVWKVILPIDSKDRALGKWSPNWEGPFKIIQIYSNGAYELEELTPQKRTLSINGKYLKKYKPTLLEVKISIE; via the coding sequence ATGTTAAAAGACTGCATAGAATTTGCTAAAGGCTGTCAGGAATGCCAAAAGCATGCAGGGATACAGCATGTACCTGCTAGTGAGTTACACTCCATAATCAAACCTTGGCCTTTCAGAGGATGGGCTTTGGACTTAATTGGTGAAATCAAGCCCGCTTCTTCTAAGAACCAGCGTTATATTATAGTTGGTATCGATTACTTTACAAAATGGATCGAAGCAGTCCCTTTGCCAAATGTTGATCAGGAAGCAGTAATTAGTTTCattcaaaatcatattatttataggtATGGTATTCCTGAAACAATTACCACTGATCAAGGTTCAGTTTTTACTGGACGGAAAATGCAAGAATTTGCCCAAAAAACTGGCTTTCGATTATTAACCTCAACACCATATTACGCGCAAGCAAATGGTCAGgtcgaagcagccaataagattgtaattaacttgattaaaaaacacattgcCCTAAAGCCAAGAAATTGGAATAAAACGTTAGATCAAGTTCTATGGGCATGTAGAAATTCTCCTAAGGAATCAACTAATACTACCCCATTTCGACTGACTTATGGGCATGATGTTGTACTTCCGGTCGAAATACATTTGCAATCAGCCAGGGTACAAAAACAAATGGACATTCCAAtcgaccattattggaaaatgatgTCAGATGAGTTAGTTGATTTAGATGAGGAGAGATTAAGAGCATTGGAAGTTTtgactaaacaaaaagaaagagttgctAAAGCTTATAATAAGAAAGTGAAGTCAAAAACTTTTAATGTTGGAGATTTAGTTTGGAAGGTTATCTTGCCCATAGATAGTAAGGATCGAGCCTTGGGCAAATGGTCCCCAAATTGGGAAGGACcgtttaaaataattcagatcTATTCGAATGGTGCTTATGAGTTAGAGGAGCTAACCCCTCAAAAACGTACTTTGAGCATAAATGGtaagtatttgaaaaaatataaaccaacacTGCTCGAagttaaaataagcatagaataA